A section of the Pimelobacter simplex genome encodes:
- a CDS encoding MFS transporter, producing MSTPVSGRGASMPAALRRLIPPTPLSRRLAVQSVLFSTGDGAFNTGSAVFLTQVVGLSAGKVGLAITIAGVAEFLLAYPAGRIVDRFGPKRMWALSNLGRVACFLALPFVGSFLEYVVVAVAFAAFESAATAARNAYVLDVLPTKERVETQAYMYSSLNVGFTLGAIIGGVALAFDSLTVIRWTPVFTAVLLLANAYWITRLPDAPHDLRVASGEARVRPEGPGPMRNPGWILTSFFLGTLWTNQVLLNIVIPLWLVEATDAPHVLLAWLFATNTVLCIFLPAYTARGVRTLRDGMRAIWISSAFFVVSCLITMVTHSTVGLITVLLVWVGHVTVTGAEVAVSAAGWSFQAELMDPRRRGEYQGVKEIFGALGGRWAPALYTFLALEWGAEGWLVIGGIIVLATVGMGPSVRMSHSFARRNWTHEHEEVAA from the coding sequence ATGAGCACTCCCGTCTCGGGCCGGGGCGCGAGCATGCCTGCTGCCCTCCGCCGCCTGATCCCGCCCACGCCGCTGTCGCGGCGCCTCGCCGTCCAGTCGGTGCTGTTCTCGACCGGCGACGGCGCGTTCAACACCGGCAGCGCGGTCTTCCTCACCCAGGTGGTCGGCCTGTCCGCCGGCAAGGTCGGCCTGGCGATCACCATCGCGGGCGTCGCGGAGTTCCTGCTCGCCTACCCCGCCGGCCGCATCGTCGACCGGTTCGGGCCCAAGCGGATGTGGGCGCTGAGCAACCTGGGGCGCGTCGCGTGCTTCCTGGCACTGCCGTTCGTCGGCTCCTTCCTCGAGTACGTCGTCGTGGCCGTCGCGTTCGCCGCCTTCGAGTCCGCCGCGACCGCGGCCCGCAACGCCTACGTCCTCGACGTGCTGCCGACCAAGGAGCGGGTCGAGACGCAGGCCTACATGTACTCCTCGCTCAACGTCGGCTTCACGCTCGGCGCGATCATCGGCGGTGTCGCGCTCGCCTTCGACAGCCTCACCGTGATCCGCTGGACGCCGGTGTTCACCGCGGTCCTGCTGCTGGCCAACGCCTACTGGATCACCCGGCTGCCCGACGCGCCCCACGACCTGCGGGTCGCGAGCGGCGAGGCGCGGGTGCGGCCCGAGGGGCCGGGACCGATGCGCAACCCGGGCTGGATCCTGACCAGCTTCTTCCTCGGCACGCTGTGGACCAACCAGGTGCTGCTCAACATCGTGATCCCGCTGTGGCTGGTCGAGGCGACCGATGCGCCGCACGTGCTGCTCGCCTGGCTGTTCGCGACCAACACGGTGCTGTGCATCTTCCTGCCGGCGTACACGGCGCGGGGGGTGCGGACCCTGCGCGACGGCATGCGCGCGATCTGGATCTCCTCGGCGTTCTTCGTGGTCTCCTGCCTGATCACGATGGTCACCCACTCGACGGTGGGCCTGATCACCGTGCTGCTCGTCTGGGTCGGGCACGTCACCGTGACCGGTGCCGAGGTCGCGGTCTCGGCGGCCGGCTGGTCATTCCAGGCCGAGCTGATGGACCCGCGGCGGCGCGGCGAGTACCAGGGCGTCAAGGAGATCTTCGGCGCCCTCGGCGGCCGCTGGGCGCCGGCGCTCTACACCTTCCTCGCCCTGGAGTGGGGCGCCGAGGGCTGGCTCGTCATCGGTGGGATCATCGTCCTCGCGACGGTCGGCATGGGACCGTCGGTCCGCATGTCGCACTCCTTCGCGCGGCGGAACTGGACCCACGAGCACGAGGAGGTCGCCGCGTGA
- a CDS encoding MFS transporter, which produces MRWLVRLAGPTPLVRRLSTQSVLSAFGDGVFLTGSAVFFTQIVGLSAAQVGLGLSIAGAVTFALAVPLGKLGDRYGAKRVWAISSLIEALLYLAWLAIGGLGAFILMMIVLENVSSASRSARNAYRFDVFPREERVASNAYFRAARNVGYTFGALLAGLALATNDDNMIRAVPLVTAGLLVLNAVLVARLPAAIHHTEEAPLEAVLEDAGDKRSALRNKGYVAMSVCGGVLGTHQVLLNVVIPLWLVSETDAPRVLLAWLFGTNTVMAVLLQVAAARGITTVADSLRAQRRGAYFFVLSCGIVLVTHDTVGWVTILLVWIGHVTVTGAELFQSAGEWGLQAELSDPARRGEYQGVSQLGYTLGTVWAPAAYTFLAMEWGTPGWIVIATIVAVAAVAIHPAARAAERHLTRMGIDTAQPA; this is translated from the coding sequence GTGAGGTGGCTCGTACGCCTCGCCGGACCGACGCCCCTCGTCCGCCGGCTGTCCACCCAGTCGGTGCTGTCCGCCTTCGGCGACGGGGTGTTCCTCACCGGCAGCGCGGTCTTCTTCACCCAGATCGTCGGGCTGAGCGCGGCCCAGGTGGGCCTGGGCCTGAGCATCGCGGGCGCCGTGACGTTCGCGCTCGCCGTACCGCTGGGCAAGCTCGGCGACCGGTACGGCGCCAAGCGGGTCTGGGCGATCTCCTCATTGATCGAGGCGCTGCTCTACCTCGCCTGGCTGGCGATCGGCGGGCTCGGCGCCTTCATCCTGATGATGATCGTGCTCGAGAACGTCTCCTCCGCGAGCCGCTCGGCGCGCAACGCCTACCGCTTCGACGTCTTCCCCCGCGAGGAGCGGGTGGCGTCCAACGCCTACTTCCGCGCCGCCCGCAACGTCGGCTACACCTTCGGCGCCCTGCTCGCCGGCCTCGCACTGGCGACCAACGACGACAACATGATCCGCGCCGTCCCGCTCGTCACCGCCGGGCTGCTGGTGCTCAACGCGGTCCTCGTCGCCCGGCTGCCCGCCGCGATCCACCACACCGAGGAAGCGCCCCTGGAGGCCGTCCTCGAGGACGCCGGCGACAAGCGCAGCGCCCTGCGCAACAAGGGGTACGTCGCGATGTCGGTCTGCGGCGGCGTCCTCGGCACGCACCAGGTGCTCCTCAACGTCGTCATCCCTCTGTGGCTCGTCTCCGAGACCGACGCCCCGCGGGTGCTGCTCGCCTGGCTGTTCGGCACCAACACCGTGATGGCGGTCCTGCTCCAGGTCGCCGCCGCCCGCGGCATCACCACCGTCGCCGACTCGCTGCGCGCCCAGCGCCGCGGTGCGTACTTCTTCGTGCTCTCCTGCGGCATCGTGCTCGTCACCCACGACACCGTCGGCTGGGTGACGATCCTGCTCGTGTGGATCGGGCACGTCACCGTGACCGGCGCCGAGCTCTTCCAGTCCGCGGGCGAGTGGGGGCTGCAGGCCGAGCTCTCCGACCCCGCCCGGCGCGGGGAGTACCAGGGCGTCTCGCAGCTCGGCTACACCCTCGGCACGGTCTGGGCCCCCGCGGCCTACACCTTCCTGGCGATGGAGTGGGGCACGCCCGGCTGGATCGTCATCGCCACGATCGTCGCCGTCGCGGCCGTCGCCATCCATCCCGCCGCGCGCGCCGCCGAGCGGCACCTGACCCGGATGGGCATCGACACCGCGCAACCTGCTTGA
- a CDS encoding 1,4-dihydroxy-2-naphthoate polyprenyltransferase — protein MATAAHWIAGARLRTLPAAIAPVLAGTAVATYADELVWWKALLALVVSLALQVGVNYANDYSDGIRGTDDERVGPLRLVGSGLATPAAVKRAAFLSFGVAAVAGLVLAATTSWWLVLVGAISVVAAWYYTGGSKPYGYLGLGEVMVFVFFGLVAVVGTTWVQTTTWGTPGWASLAAGAGVGALACAILVANNLRDIPTDTVAGKMTLAVRLGDRRTRVFYGVLVALAALALVAVAALTTWWALLGLGFLLPAGTAVRTVLGGAQGPGLIPVLQKTGVAELVWAVLAGVGLVVGAA, from the coding sequence ATGGCTACTGCTGCCCACTGGATCGCCGGCGCCCGGCTCCGCACCCTCCCCGCCGCGATCGCGCCCGTGCTCGCCGGCACCGCCGTCGCGACGTACGCCGACGAGCTGGTCTGGTGGAAGGCGCTGCTGGCACTCGTGGTCAGCCTCGCGCTCCAGGTGGGCGTCAACTACGCCAACGACTACTCCGACGGCATCCGCGGCACCGACGACGAGCGCGTCGGCCCCCTCCGCCTGGTCGGCTCCGGCCTCGCGACCCCGGCCGCCGTGAAGCGGGCGGCCTTCCTGTCCTTCGGCGTCGCCGCCGTGGCCGGCCTGGTCCTCGCCGCGACCACCTCGTGGTGGCTCGTGCTCGTGGGCGCGATCAGCGTCGTCGCCGCCTGGTACTACACCGGCGGCTCGAAGCCCTACGGCTACCTCGGGCTCGGCGAGGTCATGGTGTTCGTCTTCTTCGGCCTCGTCGCCGTCGTCGGCACCACCTGGGTGCAGACCACGACCTGGGGCACTCCCGGCTGGGCCTCGCTCGCAGCCGGCGCCGGCGTCGGCGCTCTGGCCTGCGCGATCCTCGTCGCCAACAACCTGCGCGACATCCCCACCGACACGGTGGCCGGCAAGATGACCCTCGCGGTGCGGCTGGGCGACCGCCGTACCCGGGTGTTCTACGGGGTCCTCGTCGCCCTCGCCGCCCTCGCCCTCGTCGCCGTCGCCGCCCTCACCACCTGGTGGGCGCTGCTCGGCCTGGGCTTCCTGCTCCCCGCCGGCACGGCCGTGCGGACGGTCCTGGGCGGCGCCCAGGGACCGGGGCTGATCCCGGTGCTGCAGAAGACCGGGGTCGCCGAGCTGGTCTGGGCGGTCCTGGCGGGCGTCGGGCTCGTCGTCGGCGCAGCCTGA